One window from the genome of Cucumis melo cultivar AY chromosome 10, USDA_Cmelo_AY_1.0, whole genome shotgun sequence encodes:
- the LOC127151250 gene encoding uncharacterized protein LOC127151250, producing the protein MAEDVDYMAVASMTDGMVGAELANIVEVAALNMIREGRTEVAVVFFVVSSFQLPICMLVILKGVGLYDKRNFGKDLLADWRRRIKGEGFLFFRDKAIRNGFKLERFYEGWKEGWSDYVECVK; encoded by the exons ATGGCTGAAGATGTTGATTACATGGCTGTAGCCAGTATGACAGATGGAATGGTTGGTGCAGAACTAGCAAACATAGTTGAGGTTGCTGCTTTAAATATGATCCGTGAGGGAAGAACTGAG GTAGCTGTGGTGTTTTTTGTTGTCTCAAGTTTTCAACTTCCAATTTGCATGTTGGTGATTTTGAAGGGGGTGGGGTTA TATGATAAAAGGAATTTTGGAAAAGATCTTCTTGCTGACTGGAGGAGAAGAATCAAGGGAGAGGGCTTTCTGTTTTTCCGAGACAAAGCTATTCGTAACG GTTTCAAGCTGGAGAGATTTTATGAAGGGTGGAAAGAAG GGTGGTCAGATTACGTAGAATGCGTGAAGTGA